A portion of the Drosophila sechellia strain sech25 chromosome 2R, ASM438219v1, whole genome shotgun sequence genome contains these proteins:
- the LOC6615411 gene encoding NADH dehydrogenase [ubiquinone] 1 beta subcomplex subunit 3, translating into MGGHHGEPYTVPHASTYKVESVPQLVEVKEALGRQGLKDPWLRNEVWRYEPKAFGTHRSRLNTFLFRGLGVGFCAFLATVAVEYALGIGKGQGGHGHGHGHEEHGDKGHH; encoded by the exons ATGGGCGGACATCACGGCGAACCCTACACGGTGCCCCACGCATCGACGTACAAGGTGGAGAGTGTGCCCCAACTCGTGGAGGTGAAGGAGGCTCTGGGCCGCCAGGGATTGAAAGATCCATGGCTGAG GAACGAGGTCTGGCGCTATGAGCCCAAGGCATTCGGCACCCACAGATCCCGCCTGAACACCTTCCTCTTCCGCGGACTCGGCGTGGGATTCTGCGCTTTCCTGGCCACCGTCGCCGTGGAGTACGCGCTGGGCATTGGCAAGGGTCAGGGCGGCCATGGACATGGCCACGGCCACGAGGAACACGGAGATAAGGGACACCATTAG
- the LOC6615412 gene encoding mRNA export factor produces MFGATQSTNRMNDFEVASPPDDSVSALEFSPSTVQKNFLVAGSWDSTVRCWEVEQNGATVPKSMKTMGGPVLDVCWSDDGSKVFVASCDKQVKLWDLASDQVMQVAAHDGPVKTCHMVKGPTYTCLMTGSWDKTLKFWDTRSPNPMMTINLPERCYCADVEYPMAVVGTANRGLIIYSLQNSPTEYKRQESPLKYQHRAISIFRDKKKEPTGCALGSIEGRVAIQYVNPGNPKDNFTFKCHRTTGTSGYQDIYAVNDIAFHPVHGTLVTVGSDGTFSFWDKDARTKLKSSETMDQSITKCGFNANGQIFAYAVGYDWSKGHEYFNPAKKPQIFLRSCYDELKPRIN; encoded by the exons CTTCGAGGTCGCCTCTCCGCCGGACGACTCCGTCTCGGCGCTGGAGTTCAGCCCCAGCACGGTGCAGAAGAACTTCCTGGTGGCCGGTAGCTGGGACAGCACCGTCCGCTGCTGGGAGGTGGAACAAAACGGGGCCACCGTGCCCAAGTCGATGAAGACCATGGGCGGACCAGTGCTGGACGTTTGCTGGTCGGACGATGGCAGCAAGGTGTTCGTTGCCTCCTGCGACAAGCAGGTGAAGCTCTGGGACCTCGCCTCCGACCAAGTGATGCAGGTGGCGGCCCACGACGGTCCCGTGAAAACGTGCCACATGGTCAAGGGTCCCACGTACACCTGCCTGATGACCGGCTCCTGGGACAAGACCCTAAAG TTCTGGGACACCCGTTCGCCCAATCCCATGATGACCATCAATCTACCCGAGCGGTGCTACTGCGCCGATGTGGAGTATCCGATGGCCGTGGTGGGCACGGCCAACAGAGGACTCATCATATACTCGCTTCAGAACAGCCCCACCGAGTACAAGCGACAGGAGAGTCCGCTGAAGTACCAGCACcgtgccatttccattttcaggGACAAGAAGAAGGAGCCCACGGGCTGTGCGCTGGGCAGCATTGAGGGCCGTGTTGCCATTCAGTATGTAAATCCGGGGAATCCCAAAGATAACTTCACTTTCAAGTGCCACCGTACCACGGGCACCTCAGGCTACCAGGACATATATGCAGTAAATGACATCGCATTCCACCCTGTGCACGGCACCCTGGTGACCGTTGGCTCAGATGGCACCTTCAGTTTCTGGGACAAAGATGCCCGAACCAAGCTCAAGTCCAGCGAGACCATGGATCAGTCTATTACCAAATGCGGATTTAACGCCAATGGCCAGATATTTGCGTACGCCGTCGGCTACGACTGGTCGAAGGGCCACGAGTACTTCAACCCGGCCAAGAAGCCCCAAATCTTTCTGCGCTCGTGCTACGACGAGCTCAAGCCGCGCATTAACTGA